The following nucleotide sequence is from Anopheles stephensi strain Indian chromosome 3, UCI_ANSTEP_V1.0, whole genome shotgun sequence.
ATGTACGTTTTATTCTGTCGCAAAAGCTaaattgtttcttctttttttagcAAACAAACCCTCTTTGTTCGCTTCTCTGTCGCTTCACAACGTTTGCATAACCTATTTAGTGGGGATGGGGTTACAAAACGTTCCTGCAGGTTGCCCTTCATCTACCTTCGAATTGAAACGTAAAACAACCGTTTGCTTACAAATCTGTAAAAAATTGTACACTACCACCCAGAAGAACGATCCCATCGCTGTCTAGCGATGTTCCGCTCGAAGGATTCGTTCGAACAAACAGACATGAAGTGAATGGTGGCAGAAGACGTGGTTCTGCGAAGAAAGGCAGTACTTAAACTATATTCCATCTGTGTCGACATCAGCAAAACGCACGCAGCAGCGGACGATTAGCCGTGTTCCTTAAGCGGTCCTTCCAGCTCCAGCTCAGGTCTATCGTGTTTCTGGTTTGATTTTTGGTGGGTTGAACGAGGTGTACTTGGCTTTTTTAGACTTTTTGCTTTTGACCGTCGTGGCCgtggcggcggcagcggcggccgccgaagccgacgacgaagaggACGACGTCGACGAACCGGCCTGGAAGGTGTGCCAGCTGTTGACCCGACTCTGGCGCGATTCTTCAAAGTTCTTCTGCCACTCTTTCTGCAGATCGCgctgctcctcctcctcgatCTCGGCCTCCCGTTTACGTTTGCGCTCTTCCATATCGCGCACCTCCAGCTGCTGGCGGCGTCTCTCGATGTCGGCGAACAGCTTCATCACCATTACGTAGATGGCGTGTTTGTACTTGACGGGGTCGTCCTCCGGCACACCGTCGTACTTGCCTTCCTTCTtcagctttttcttcttttccgcAATCTGAAAACACAGTTCATGCGGACAGTTAGCTTCTAGCGCCTGAGCATTGTTGCTTACTGTATAGTGGATTGGCCTTACCATCATGTCGGTACGGTCCTTTGCCTCCTCGTAGACTTCGAGACACTTTTTGCGGGTGGCTTCGTTCTCGAGCGTTTTGTACGCTTTGCTGATGATTTCGAAAGCCTGCTGGGCGCGCTCCAGATTGTCCGGGTTCTTGTCCGGATGCACCAGTATCGAAAGGCTGCgatattttttctttatctgCTCCAGCGGTGTATCACAGTCGAGCTGTAGCACCTCGAACGGGTTCAGGTTGAAGTAGGTCGCGCCCGGACGCAGTAACCGATCGATCTGCTGTTTGGATGTAAGCACCGAGTCGCGCTTCTCTATTTCCTTCACCTGCGGGAAGAGCAGCGGCACATCCACAATGGGACAGGAGGGGGAAGCAGGGTTAATTTGGGGACTCGCGGACATCCCGCGACAACAGCTTACCTCGGTGTAAAACTCGCTGAATGTTTGCTCCTCATGTCCACTGCCCTGCGCCATCTTTCAAGGAGTTTATCTGCAATCGACACAAACCGCAGGATCCGCTCGCTTTTGTCCGAGAACAGagagtttttgtttatttcgttCCGTGTTTTGACTAGCCGTGTAGCTTggtgttgattttttcatCTGTTTTCCTTAGGCGGTGGTctagcaagcaagcaaagaCGGTTTGACATCTGACGAACTGTCAAAGCATTTGAGATTATTTGAGATTAGTGCAgtgaaaatttgtcaaaaaacaTTGAATTGCTGTAATAACCTCAAGCATATCATGGTGAAGCTTTTCATCGAGCAGCATTGAGGTaagaaattaaagaaaaattgcaaaaaatatattttgtgTGGAAACATGTTTTGCAGCAAACGTCAAGTGCGATGACAGCGAAGAAATCCCACGATGCGCTGTCAGCTGTGCTGCGAGTGTAGTGGTGTGTTGTGTTCTATTTATTGGTGCAACATCGCAAACATTCACTACCATCCAGCGCAAAGCTCGAACGTTTTGTTTCgacagaaagaaagaaaagaaaaaaagagagggTGCAACATAACACTTTCATCAAAAGGGAGGAAAATTCCACCAGCTAGCTATCTTAGCGTTGGTGTTGTCGTTGGTAGAACCCATGAACGTCGTGCGTTGTGCGTGGAAATAGTGTTTGGCCCAGTTTTCCTGTTCAGCTGCGCCCGTACCCAGTTTGGGGTTCGGATGAAAGAATGGACAGCAATCCACCCAATCCGCAGCAGAGTGGCAGTGGGCCGACCCCCAGTGGCAGTAACGAACGGGACATAGCCAGCAGAAGAAATCGTCTAATGCGCATAACGCAGCGTACGATTGACACGGACGAGAGCAGtcgcagcagtagcagcagcagcaacttcaGCGACATGgaagataataataatgaagTGGAGGAGCGCGATGAGCAGGGCGAATTGGCAGCAAACAGTGGCACCATCGAGCGATTGCCAGAGGATGAGGCGGTCCGACTGTTCGAAGACTACATCCGCGAGCGGGAATCTGCTGCGACAGAAATTTACAACATCGAGCTTCCTACCGAACATGCGGTGAGTACTGGATGTTAGAGCACAGCAGCAGGAGCGAACCTCCGGATTGGATGtaatgtttgtttcttttcacacacacacacacgcaacagtATCTGGGCCGAATGGAACGGGTGAAAGGGGTGGATTATATGGAACCGGGCAAAACCTACCGTCTGCTCATCTACAGCCACCATTCGATAGTGTATCCGGGCGAAATAGTTCCACTCATGCTGAACGATTACAATCCCTATCGAGGCGACGATCCGTCCGACGGCTGCAAACTGGGGCTCGTATTTCAGAACCAGTACAACGACGGTGGACGTGTCTACGGCGTAACGTGCCAGGTGTACGAGCGTGGTCCCCAGGGTGTGTCGGCGCTCCTGAAAACAGTTGCCCAGCAACGGTTCTACATCGTTCGGCAATCGGACCGAAAGTATGCATATATATTGGCTAAGAGTGTTGTTGCCATGACTGTTGCCATGGAGCCTCCGTGTTTGAACCCCCGATTTGCTTGTGTTGCTTCCAGGGCTGATGTAAAAATTCTTCCCGAAGTCGTGCTGCCTGATCCGCTGATCAGCTGCTGCTCAAACGCCATGTTACGGTACGCGTACACCGACCGGAAGGACCGGTTGACGAGCTTTAAGCGCATGCTGGCACAAACGACGGCCTGGCCCCCGTTTGTCTACGATCAATACGACATGAAGGAGGTGATGGCAAAGGTGGAGCGCTTTCTTTCGTCACTCAAAATTACCAGCGTTCACACCGATCAGGTGAAGCTCTCGTTCTGGTTGGCGCGCAACATACCACTGACGGAGGAATTCCGGAAGATGATTTTTTGCACCGATTCCGTGTGGCGTCGCATGCTGATCATCAACAAAGCGCTGGACCACGTAAGTATGAAGCTTGCGGTTTATGAGGAGGTCTTCTCTCGATCAAGGATGCTTTGGTTTTTAACAGATGTGGTACTTCATTTGCAAACGATGCGAGAGTGAGATCGCCAATTATGACGACATGTTCGCTATGTCGAAGCAGGGCGTTCAAACAAGCTACTGCAACCCGGCCGGCCACGTACACGACACGCTCACCGTCCACAAGACGAAGGAAAATTCGACCCTTCCCGTGGACCGGCCCTCAACGAACTTTAGCTGGTTCCCAGGCTACTCGTGGCAAATCATCGTAAGTATCCGTGTTCGGCGCTGAATCGAATCCGGGAATGGTTTTTGATTTGAACGCGGCCCGTTCTTGCTATTCGCCAGGTATGTGCCAACTGTCGGCAGCACCTTGGATGGAAGTTCGTGGCAGAGAAGAAGAACGTCCTGCCGAAAAGCTTCTATGGCCTGACCGGCGCCAACATTACCGTCAAATCGCACGGAGATCTGCAGAAAACTGAGGACGAGTTTGACCTTACGCCCGGAACGCTGGCGAGCGACGAGCACGAATACTATGAACAACTGTCCGGGTTTGACACGGACGAGGAGGTATACTGAGCTTTCCGCCAAAGGGCGGAGGGTGAGCGAAGTGTTGTCTTTTGATACTCTTTActgtatcgttttttttttttgttaaggaGGGTTAGGGAAGAAGATTGCGGTGTGTTTCTGCTGTTCGATTTGTTGGTTCTTTTAGCGACCTTTGAACCTTTGTTTGGTCGAGTGTCGAGACGGGGTTTCAATCAGCATGGAATGTTTAATTCGGCTTGTTTTACTGTGCATGGAATAAATGTAACAAAACTTTGAaaacattttatgaaacaaaGGGCCACATAAACCTTTACCTACAGTGATTGTACTTTGGTGGCACATAACCCCGCCAAATTAACGAAATATCAATCGTCACGTTGTCAATCTCGGTGTATCTATCTATCTGTCCTTACATAAACATTCTCACTGGGAGAGAAGTAAATGGAAATCTGTGTGTTAAGCTGGCCTGAACATCAAAGATGAGAACCATATACCATATGTGTTTCGTATCTATCGACATAAACAAGCTGTACAACTACTACCTGTAATTATGCGATTGCGATCACTGTTTCCTCTGTTGAGAAATAGCCTTATCATATCTATTGCTATCCTGTACACTGTTTACGAACAGGTTTATCGATCTTAGAGCTTAGCACAGCAAGCAGTCCAAGGTACCACTCACGACCGATCACCGTCATCAGCCTACATCAGCGGGGTCTTTCTGGAAGACGCGTACACCCATGATGGACGGGCTAAAACAAGCTTCTCAACTGACCAGTCCACTCGGAGTCCACCAGGATTTTTAAGTTACAgaccaatcgatcgatcggtggtggTTCGTACGTTTGGCCTCAGCAACGGAAGGCAGCAATGGTGTTCGGATGGACGTTTGGAATATTCGATAAGCTGTAGTGGATTGggagaaaacgaaacgaacatgTCGTGGATGAAGTAATGTCCATGAAATTGAAGTCCGCCAGCGCACGCACCCAAGGATCGCTTTGGGAGAACCGCATGCGTCATTCAAAGGGAGTGGCAtgatttgttatttatttttttaatttatttagttcttattgtccgccaatgatggttcaacaattttctttaacacttaaaggaaaagcgaggatgacagtaggattaggtggcaaggaaagagacttcacgaagacggacacgaaaacgagacatggagacattatagtcgaacaggtgatagCACTTGTTGAAAGCCGATAAAGCTCGTAGCAGAAAGGGGGATGTCCTGTCTGACGGGAAGGAGCAGAAAGGGGGATGTCAGACAGGAGAGAAGGGACATCAAGTTCATTTAACAGGAGACCTGCAATGAAGCTAGCACGGATATGGAAATGCCTATCCTCAATGGTAtctagcccaagaagacgacaacggactggatagggagggagagcaagatGATAACCGTTAAGGAAGCGCCGAACAGCTACACGAATGAACTTACGCTCTCCAGTCTGGCCATTGCAGTGGAGCCTGGGGGAGACCAGACTACAGCCGCGTATTCCAAGGaggatcgcacccaacagcagtacagggacttcaagcagaggggatcgcggatttcggacgatagccTAATGATCAGACCCAGTGATTTATTAGCCTTGCTAATTACATAATCAACGTGGGAACTGAAGGACAGCGTTTCGTCGAACCACACACCTAGATCCTTTACAGAGGATACGCGACGTATTACTGTATCACAGAGGGTGTAGCTAAACgggaaacgagaacgagaacgagaaaacgagatcacacaacacttatcggGGGACAGGAGTAGGCCATTTTTACGACACCAAACACAGAAGGAATCAAGTACAGTTTGGAGaagacaacagtcagcagacgaggacacaggaaggaagatcttaagatcgtctgcgtaaaacagaaaaccttcgGCGGGGAGGATGGAAACACAGTCATTAACCaataacagaaataaaataggacTAAGGACACTACCTTGAGGATGATGGGATATATTAAGAGATGGCCATTAGGAGGGTAGGGGTGTCCACTTTAAATGAAAGAATTTTGGCACTGAAGACCTTGAGAGAATGGCCATGGCGCTCTAGGGTTATATGACCTATCCGGCAGGAGACCAAACGGCGCCCTCAAGCGGCCGGTAGCTTCGCGCTGATGTTTGCTGCTATATTGCGAACAACTATGAACGACTCGAAAGTCAAATTAGCCTCCTAGATGCGTCGTTACGGGGATGGCTTGCAGAGAAATCAGTCACTAAATTATTTGgacaccttttttttatctagcGTGTCATGCAAAGGCCTCAACATCGGAAGCAGACCTAAACCAGGTCGATTTGCACGTGACGAAAGCGACctaattttgttgttgttaggtCCTTGCGCCTTTCGGATGCTGTCTTACGTCGGTTCATCTGGTGTGTAAGTGCttctgtgagtgtgtttgatgCTACCGATTCCGTAGCTGAAGAGCGACTGTATCGAGCGTCAGACGCAGGACTCATCAGCTGATCGCGCAGGCCCACGCAGGCGCAGGCACCTGACACGCACACCTTTAAGCGTTGTTGTACGATGCGATCAGCCCACTTGGTCCGTGTCGTGCAACGCAAATCAGCGTACGCAACATtgctattattatttttgtttttcattaatATTTGCCAGAGGGGCCGTGGTGGATGGggagaaaacgaaacgaacatgTCGTGGATGAAGTAATGCCCATGTAATTGAAGTCCTCTAGCACACGCACCAAAGAATCGCTTTGGGAGAACTGCGTGCGTCATTCAAAGGGAGTGGCATGCATGATGGGATATAACAAGGGATGGCCGTTAGGAGGGTAGGGGTGTCCACGTTAGAGGGAAGAATTTTGGCAATGAAGACCTTGAGAGCATGGCCATGGCGCTCTAGGGTAATATGGGCTATCCGGTAGGAGACCAAACGGCGGATCAAGAAGACTTCAGAAATCGTGCGAGTGCTGAGGCCCAATATCTGGTTCGTCCGCTAGAGCACTGAATTGATGTAGCTCAAAAGACAATTTGTCGTCGAACGTGACATCGTCGGCGTACATCAGCCATCCGTTAGGTGGAATTGACCTGGAATACAATGAAGAACTGCAGACGCTTCCCTGAGGGACCTCAGACTTGCCGACGAACGGATCAGAGAGTATCCCCTCAATCCTTGCTCTGTAGTAGAATCAGAAAAAAGGAGCGAACCATCGAAACCCATACGTTCGCCAAGAGCATCCTATGAGACCAACAATCGAACGCAGCTTTGAAGTCACAACGCAGCTGTTTACCAGCAATCAAGTGTGGGGACTCGACATATCGGTATGAAACCATGCTGTGAAACAGGGATAAACGGGTAAACAGATGGAAGGATTGCAGAGTGGAATGACAGTCCCGAAGACTTTAGACAGAGGCTCATAGCGCTGCTCTCTTGAAGATCCTGGAACTCCCATTCAACCCAACCGCATCCATATGGTGAACGACTCACTGGAATTGATCGGGACATCAGTCCTTCAGAAGAAAATCTAGTCTGAACCGGGAGAGAAGGAACGCTTCAGCTTCTGCTCGATCGGAATGCGGATGAGCTGGCTGGGCTACCTTCCAGGTGATGCGCTAACAAGTAACTAATTGGCAAGCGAAAGAATATGGAGCGGTCGCCCTCAGACATCGTAGGACGGTCAAAAGGAATAGAGCTGGGGCATTGGATGTGCGCGATATGACTGGGAAGACGGATTGATCCGGCTGAGACAACAACCTCGTCGATCATAGCCAGTCTGATGTTCGCTGATCAGTTGGTGAAGAGATTCCTGAAGTTTAGCTCACATGACACGCCAGTGAGGGAGAGCCTCCCGAAAGGAGCCGGGCCGACCGAGATAGTCATCGTGATGGCAAGATCTTCGTCAACTTGCGGCAGTTGAAACTGGCTAACAATCCAATACGACACACAAGAGAGTTACcaaatcttcttcttggcgTAACGTCCTCTTAGGAATATGTTTATCATTTCGGGCTTACTACACTTCATTAATGATACCCGCACTACGGGGAACGGCCCCGgtataggatttgaaccccggtccataCCAGGAATCGTCAGTGTTTCGTCAACGGCATTGTAGACGGTATACAACAGCCAGTTTCGAATtgagttttgtgtgtttgttttattatcagTTTGCGCTTATGTACACAACAAAGAAGGATAATTTGATTTCTTCGCACTTACTATCGATagtttgtatgttttgtttgttttaccaCAATCCAATGCTTACAAGAACAACCAAAGCCTAATATGAAACAATaagatacaaaaaaacaaaacaaaactcccgCGCTGCTCCTACAATGCTGGGGTGGCATCCCATCCAGCCAGCCGAGCTCAGCTGCAGTTGCCCCGAACTCCCAAACATTTCTAGGCTTACGTTGGCTGGGGACACTTTGAACGCGTTCCACTCGTTGTATTGAGCTAGACCATGCTTCACACAAACATTGTGCACATACATACAAGCGCACCCTGCTGCTGTCTGATGATGATCGCTGGGCCGATCGCCGACGAAATAAATagtttacaaaacaaaacaaaaatgctattCCTCCACTAGTGCTAATCCCACGCCGCCTAAGGTGAAACCGCTTCCTGCGCTTAACTGAACCAAAAGCACTGCCCTGCGCCCCGACACACAATCGTCGGCGATACGTGCGATATCCCCTTtttatacatatacatatatgcTGCCCTGCACTGCGCTCCCTCCACACCAACCGCTACTCCTTACATTCTCTTACTCATTAATGCTCTACGCTAAAGTAATAACCCCTCTGCCATTTTCTGTAAATCGCCACTTATATGCACTATGCTCCTTTGTAGCTACTATTTGCatctgctgtgtgtgtttttttgtcgttttattttttacaatttcttcCGATATTGCATATTGTTTTCCAGCTTagctttgttgttgctttgtttcaCCCTTGCACAGTTTGGCTTGATTCTGCCATTCGCATGCCCAATTATCTTACTACAGGTATGGAAAGCTAAGTTTTATGTTCACTTACTGCACCCTACGTGTTAATGTATATTTATATGTACACAATGTTTTAAAGCTAACactagtaataataataataataatataaaaaaaacaagactttTATCCATCACATCTGTTCGGTACGATTCAGCCACAGCATCAATAaacagcagtagtagtagtagtagtagtagtggtggtggtggtggtagtagtcgCAGCAAAGTGGCATCAGTGGCAATATGTCATAACCGCGCTTGATGGTGCAGGAGCGCCCGCTCTGAAGGGACTGAAGGAACCCGCGTTCTGCGCACTCGGTGCTCCAGGTGCCGATCATTAGTAAGCTGTATCAGAGTTTGCAGTTCGTACAGACGACACGACAACAGACGACAACAGACGAAAGGGGTGAAGTGAAACGGGGAACGAGCCGCCAAGGGGTCCTATGCAGTCCGCGCGATAGCAACTTCGTATTAAGTGAGTGTCCTGTGAGTCTGACACCAGAGTACCGCAGTTGTTCAGTGTCAGTGAGCTTAAGGCTCTTCAAACCCGGAGCGCGATCAAGCTTTCCAGCAGGCGATGAGTAACCCAAAGCTGCCCGTGTATTGGTCAAGCCTGGTAAGGCGCTTGGTCCACACGACGTTCTGAGTGAAGCAAGAGGGGAGGCCATGCAGGTCTACCCTGAAGTTTTCCAAGGTCCTCTAACGTCAGGAAAGCTGAAACTGGTCCTGATACCTAAGCCAAATAAGCCAACAGACCCCAATGCTGGATCGACTGACTGCTTATACTGAAGTACGGGTTTTGGAAGGGCAGATTTATTGTCGTACTTGTACAGGCTGCAGTCTCCAGCGAGAGAATAGAAGAGGTTGCGATGTTGGACATGGGCTCGGTTGGGAGAACTCCAGAACTTCAGAGCTCCATTTTAAGACTGAGTTTACACTCATGAGCAGCCATAAAAGGAGATACAGCACGGGAAGTTACGGAGCCATCGACGACTGGCTCAACTTTAAGATTGTCGTGCCTGAGTGTTGTAGTGTGTGATGTTCTGTATAGTGAGCGTCCTGTGTATGTCAGTGTGTAATGTTGCTAGCGCGTAAACAGACAGACCCAGCTGATGATGTGCCGTAAGGTGATCTCGTTGGAAGCTATATGGGTAAAAATGCCAGGACATCGCTAGGATGGTGTCGAGGAAGCTTTTCAACTCCTTGcaaaaaaaataggaacagTCTTTACAACAATgggcactcactcacacacacacgtatgctTGATTTGAGCTTGTTAGGCAAATGTattgcataaaaaaaaatgtaaatgtaaTGTATAG
It contains:
- the LOC118511979 gene encoding dnaJ homolog subfamily C member 8; the protein is MAQGSGHEEQTFSEFYTEVKEIEKRDSVLTSKQQIDRLLRPGATYFNLNPFEVLQLDCDTPLEQIKKKYRSLSILVHPDKNPDNLERAQQAFEIISKAYKTLENEATRKKCLEVYEEAKDRTDMMIAEKKKKLKKEGKYDGVPEDDPVKYKHAIYVMVMKLFADIERRRQQLEVRDMEERKRKREAEIEEEEQRDLQKEWQKNFEESRQSRVNSWHTFQAGSSTSSSSSSASAAAAAAATATTVKSKKSKKAKYTSFNPPKIKPETR
- the LOC118511959 gene encoding protein cereblon homolog, which produces MDSNPPNPQQSGSGPTPSGSNERDIASRRNRLMRITQRTIDTDESSRSSSSSSNFSDMEDNNNEVEERDEQGELAANSGTIERLPEDEAVRLFEDYIRERESAATEIYNIELPTEHAYLGRMERVKGVDYMEPGKTYRLLIYSHHSIVYPGEIVPLMLNDYNPYRGDDPSDGCKLGLVFQNQYNDGGRVYGVTCQVYERGPQGVSALLKTVAQQRFYIVRQSDRKADVKILPEVVLPDPLISCCSNAMLRYAYTDRKDRLTSFKRMLAQTTAWPPFVYDQYDMKEVMAKVERFLSSLKITSVHTDQVKLSFWLARNIPLTEEFRKMIFCTDSVWRRMLIINKALDHMWYFICKRCESEIANYDDMFAMSKQGVQTSYCNPAGHVHDTLTVHKTKENSTLPVDRPSTNFSWFPGYSWQIIVCANCRQHLGWKFVAEKKNVLPKSFYGLTGANITVKSHGDLQKTEDEFDLTPGTLASDEHEYYEQLSGFDTDEEVY